From Numenius arquata chromosome 35, bNumArq3.hap1.1, whole genome shotgun sequence, the proteins below share one genomic window:
- the POLR1G gene encoding DNA-directed RNA polymerase I subunit RPA34 — translation MEGPLRFRCPPEFEAVAPSPPPELQSGALGGRSTELWLIRAPADFRPESLEGCRVPLEGCGDLHPPGDRDGDRRLYRLRGVLGDADSALLLALDSPTGPLACAPPLRGCLTITESFGAPPGIPVTIPTPDLPPAKRKKKKKATKEPLEVPEVPTPGRAGASEGGERGPGPPQDIGVVPREAEVPKRKKKHKRERPE, via the exons ATGGAGG GGCCATTGCGGTTCCGGTGCCCTCCCGAGTTCGAGGCGGTggccccctcgcccccccccgaGCTGCAGAGTGGGGCCCTGGGGGGTCGCTCCACCGAGCTTTGGCTCATCCGTGCCCCTGCCGACTTCCGCCCCGAGAG CCtggagggctgcagggtgccGCTGGAGGGCTGCGGGGACCTCCACCCCCCCGGGGACAGGGACGGTGACAGACGGCTCTACAGGCTGCGGGGGGTCCTGGGGGATGCTGACAGCGCTCTCCTCCTGGCCCTCGACTCCCCCACCGGCCCCTTGgcctgtgccccccccctccgTGGCTGCCTCACCATCACCGAGAGCTTTGGGGCCCCCCCTGGCATCCCAGTGACCATCCCCACACCCGACCTGCCGCCAgccaagaggaagaagaagaagaaggcaACAAAGGAGCCACTGGAGGTGCCCGAGGTGCCAAccccagggagagcaggagcCAGTGAGGGGGGAGAGCGTGGGCCAGGACCCCCCCAAGACATTGGGGTggtccccagggaagcagaggtgccgaagaggaagaagaagcacAAGCGGGAGCGGCCGGAGTGA
- the ERCC1 gene encoding DNA excision repair protein ERCC-1 — MEAAGDQAPSPAGKRRRFTLRQEDPADPAVPSLFKPSAPPPEPPPGLPPPPPGPSSYAEYVVRQSTAPGAAELVPAPGSTAGASPQPPPAPEPGGGPPGGAAPGGGDPGAVPPLPVLKPGAKSSSIVVSPRQRGNPVLKFVRNVPWEFGDIVPDYVLGQSTCALFLSLRYHHLNPGYIHDRLRHLGRSYGLQLLLLQVDVKDPHQALKELAKVCILTDCTLLLAWSPEEAGRYLETYKAYEQKPPDLLKERVEQDFLSRMTDCLTSVKSVNKTDALSLLTTFGSLAAVVAASREDLSLCPGVGPQKAKRLFDILHEPFLNVPK; from the exons ATGGAGGCGGCCGGAGACCAGGCCCCGTCCCCGGCGGGGAAGCGGAGGCGGTTCACGCTGCGGCAGGAGGATCCCGCCGACCCCGCG GTCCCATCGCTTTTCAAACCTTCCGCGCCCCCACCTGAGCCCCCTCCCGgccttcccccgccgcccccggggcccaGCTCCTACGCCGAGTACGTGGTGCGGCAGTCGACTGCCCCCGGAGCCGCTGAACTGGTCCCGGCCCCCGGCAGCACAGCAGGGGCTTCCCCacagccgcccccggcccccgaGCCTGGGGGTGGCCCCCCGGGGGGAGCTGCACCGGGCGGGGGCGACCCCGgggccgtgccccccctgcccgtGCTGAAGCCGGGTGCCAAGAGCAGCAGCATCGTCGTCAGCCCACGGCAG CGGGGCAACCCGGTGCTGAAGTTCGTCCGCAACGTCCCCTGGGAGTTTGGTGACATAGTCCCTGATTATGTCCTGGGCCAGAGCACCTGTGCCCTCTTCCTGAG CCTGCGGTACCACCACCTAAACCCTGGCTACATCCATGACCGCCTGCGACACTTGGGCAGGAGCTatgggctgcagctgctgctgctccaggtcGACGTG AAGGACCCACACCAGGCGCTGAAGGAGCTGGCAAAGGTCTGCATCCTGACTGACTGCACCCTCTTGCTGGCCTGGAG ccccgaggAGGCCGGGCGGTACCTGGAGACCTACAAGGCCTACGAGCAGAAGCCGCCGGACCTGCTGAAGGAGCGGGTGGAGCAGGATTTCCTCTCCCGG atGACCGACTGCCTGACCAGCGTCAAGTCGGTGAACAAGACGGACGCACTGAGCCTCCTCACCACCTTTGGG TCGCTGGCAGCCGTGGTGGCCGCCTCCAGGGAGGACTTGTCCCTCTGCCCTGGCGTCGGGCCCCAGAAG GCCAAGCGGCTCTTTGACATCCTGCACGAGCCCTTCCTCAACGTCCCCAAATGA